In Nitrospira sp., a single genomic region encodes these proteins:
- a CDS encoding class I SAM-dependent methyltransferase: MDLMNIMRPSMTLDELYEQLLTTYADLGYQRELVSHWALPGRDFRRLLAEIEEAAPLRLLEVGTFVGLSTLAMAFKTGESAVIHTVDPNFPLQVELQAMQTQSREADLTVRSQALAREAAERLGLAHKIVFHAGGFSTPATFASTKTDPAHTTPVVGPDVCRSHGPFDLIFIDGLHYSDAVLEDLRLARPHLRPGGRIVLHDVIGCWGSNVRRAVYQFLAETPGLTFRHARYADLYEAIGVIEQATDRPGASVPAATEQPAGSGLFEQPGFAEHLAAVVYNLCRPASVICLGPDKGGLLAQLGRCGVEHLIGVGKETPPIKQHAGSLRWEAFDYRSVYRPRARVDLCLCVTDEHDLRATSYRDLVASCAVTSDTVLFCSTPPGEAVTAGHDALPIESWVREFWKHGYRFHDVVRPSFEPLRFGNSPAPVYDVRSTELANLYLVRRDPSPRPWSDEAVEVVLVEKERRIEDLTLQGLFSDVALRHALEESHAAQQWIAERDRRLLAQEQTIADRQELVRQGEASVRVLEGMLARSSALVQEQERVIAQERQETAECERQIAEQGRVIAEQGRVIDGIEQSLEYRVALRLGRYPRLLRLAVRCWRALFRRQ, from the coding sequence ATGGACCTGATGAACATCATGCGGCCGTCGATGACGCTTGATGAGCTGTATGAACAGCTTCTGACGACCTACGCCGACCTGGGCTACCAGCGTGAATTGGTCAGCCATTGGGCGCTTCCCGGCCGTGACTTCCGTCGACTCCTGGCGGAGATCGAGGAAGCGGCTCCGCTGCGGCTCCTCGAAGTGGGCACGTTCGTGGGATTGTCGACGCTGGCGATGGCGTTCAAGACGGGAGAGAGCGCGGTGATCCACACCGTGGATCCCAACTTTCCCCTGCAGGTCGAGCTTCAGGCGATGCAGACCCAGAGCCGGGAGGCCGACCTCACGGTCCGGTCCCAAGCGCTCGCGCGCGAAGCGGCCGAACGCTTGGGGCTGGCCCATAAGATCGTATTCCACGCCGGAGGATTTTCCACTCCCGCGACCTTCGCCTCGACCAAGACCGATCCGGCCCATACGACCCCGGTCGTCGGGCCGGATGTTTGCCGGTCGCACGGCCCCTTCGATCTCATCTTCATCGACGGCCTGCACTACAGCGACGCGGTCCTGGAGGATCTGCGGCTGGCGAGGCCTCATCTGCGGCCCGGCGGCCGGATCGTCCTGCATGATGTGATCGGTTGCTGGGGGTCAAACGTGCGTCGGGCCGTTTACCAGTTCCTGGCCGAAACGCCGGGATTGACCTTTCGGCACGCACGCTACGCCGACCTCTACGAGGCGATCGGGGTGATCGAACAGGCCACCGATCGTCCGGGCGCATCCGTTCCGGCGGCGACCGAACAGCCGGCCGGCTCCGGTCTCTTCGAGCAACCGGGATTCGCCGAGCACCTTGCGGCCGTCGTCTACAACCTCTGCCGGCCCGCGAGCGTGATCTGTCTCGGTCCCGACAAAGGAGGGCTGCTGGCGCAGTTGGGTCGCTGTGGGGTGGAGCATCTGATCGGCGTCGGGAAAGAGACTCCCCCGATCAAACAGCATGCCGGGTCGCTTCGTTGGGAGGCGTTCGATTACCGATCGGTCTATCGGCCTCGTGCGCGCGTGGACCTGTGCCTGTGTGTCACGGACGAGCACGATCTCCGCGCGACGTCCTACCGGGATCTGGTTGCATCCTGCGCGGTCACCAGCGACACGGTCCTGTTCTGTTCGACCCCGCCGGGTGAAGCGGTGACCGCCGGGCATGACGCCTTGCCGATCGAAAGTTGGGTGCGCGAGTTCTGGAAGCACGGCTATCGCTTCCACGACGTCGTCCGCCCGAGTTTCGAGCCGCTGCGGTTCGGAAATTCCCCTGCGCCGGTCTACGACGTGCGCTCGACGGAGCTGGCGAACCTCTATCTGGTCCGCCGCGACCCCTCGCCGCGGCCCTGGTCCGACGAGGCGGTGGAGGTTGTGCTGGTGGAAAAGGAGCGGCGCATCGAAGACCTCACCCTCCAGGGCCTGTTCAGCGACGTCGCCCTCCGGCACGCGTTGGAGGAATCCCACGCGGCGCAGCAATGGATCGCGGAGAGAGATCGCCGGTTGCTGGCGCAGGAACAGACGATCGCCGATCGCCAGGAACTGGTCAGGCAAGGCGAGGCGTCGGTACGCGTGCTGGAGGGGATGCTGGCCCGTTCCAGCGCGTTGGTGCAGGAACAGGAAAGGGTGATCGCACAAGAGCGGCAGGAGACGGCCGAGTGCGAACGGCAGATCGCGGAGCAGGGGCGAGTCATCGCCGAGCAGGGGCGCGTCATCGACGGGATCGAGCAGAGCCTGGAGTACCGCGTGGCGTTGCGCCTGGGCCGGTACCCCAGGCTCCTGCGGTTGGCCGTGCGATGTTGGCGCGCTCTCTTTCGCCGGCAGTAG
- a CDS encoding ABC transporter ATP-binding protein, whose protein sequence is MTVEAEAPAIRVRHLSKRFEIYRRPADMLRELITRRPRHEERWALRDVSFELRRGEVVGIMGRNGAGKSTLLKILTGTLERTGGDVEVEGKVTSILELGTGFHPEYTGRENVYMGGLCLGLTNDEIDERIEGIIAFSELGEVIDQPFKTYSTGMQARLTFSTVVSADPDILIVDEALSVGDARFQKKCCDKFRSFREAGKTILLVSHSADAITSMCDRAILLENGTVAADAEPCYVTKFYHRMLFGGLSEEGEAVDQDRRLAGESLVAASTAVHGAHDSTDRSVKGGAEGPSEAQHRGEMRYGDRKAEIMELSIRNHEEKPLVRLSSGNSYAFVLRGLAHEDLDDLEVGFLVRDHRGLDMFGTDTLLQGIRVAPRLRTELFEVRLEVTMWIAPGSYFLTAGIARANGIQYDLRYDALAFEVEGALNIYTDSKVNLDAKFSVRGLGTA, encoded by the coding sequence ATGACGGTCGAGGCCGAGGCGCCCGCGATCCGGGTGCGACATCTTTCGAAGCGGTTCGAAATCTATCGGCGGCCGGCCGATATGCTCCGTGAGCTGATCACCAGGCGGCCGAGGCACGAGGAACGATGGGCGCTCCGCGACGTGAGCTTCGAGCTGCGCCGAGGCGAGGTGGTGGGAATCATGGGGCGCAACGGCGCGGGAAAGAGCACGCTCCTGAAGATTCTGACGGGGACACTGGAGCGGACGGGCGGCGACGTCGAGGTGGAGGGTAAGGTGACGTCGATCTTGGAACTGGGCACCGGGTTTCACCCCGAATATACGGGTCGCGAAAATGTCTACATGGGAGGGCTCTGCCTGGGCCTCACCAACGATGAGATCGATGAGCGGATCGAGGGCATCATCGCGTTCAGCGAACTGGGCGAGGTCATCGATCAGCCGTTCAAGACCTATTCGACCGGGATGCAGGCCCGGCTGACCTTCAGCACGGTGGTGAGCGCCGATCCCGACATCCTGATCGTGGATGAGGCCCTGTCGGTGGGCGACGCCCGGTTCCAGAAGAAGTGCTGCGATAAGTTCCGATCGTTTCGCGAGGCCGGAAAGACCATTCTCCTGGTGTCACACAGCGCCGATGCCATCACGTCGATGTGCGATCGGGCGATTCTGCTCGAGAACGGGACCGTCGCGGCCGATGCGGAACCATGCTACGTGACCAAGTTCTATCATCGGATGTTGTTCGGGGGACTGAGTGAAGAGGGCGAGGCTGTCGATCAAGATCGACGACTCGCGGGTGAGAGCCTGGTTGCGGCATCCACCGCTGTCCACGGTGCTCACGACTCGACGGACCGATCGGTTAAAGGGGGTGCCGAGGGGCCGTCGGAAGCGCAGCACCGTGGTGAAATGCGCTACGGCGACCGAAAGGCCGAGATCATGGAGTTGAGTATACGGAATCATGAAGAGAAGCCCCTTGTCCGGTTATCATCCGGCAATTCATATGCTTTTGTCTTGCGGGGACTGGCCCACGAGGATCTTGATGACCTCGAAGTGGGATTTCTGGTGCGTGATCACCGAGGACTCGACATGTTCGGCACAGACACGCTCCTGCAAGGGATTCGAGTGGCTCCTCGCCTGCGCACCGAGTTATTTGAAGTGCGGTTAGAAGTAACGATGTGGATAGCGCCCGGCAGCTATTTTCTCACCGCCGGTATCGCACGTGCCAACGGCATTCAATATGATCTGCGCTACGACGCCTTGGCTTTTGAAGTTGAGGGCGCTCTCAACATCTATACCGATTCAAAGGTCAATCTCGACGCCAAGTTTTCTGTCCGCGGATTAGGGACGGCGTGA
- a CDS encoding class I SAM-dependent methyltransferase, which yields MRYEFGKNWSEFARRHVTDERIETARRCLLDFLKLDDLRGKTFLDVGCGSGIHSLAAYRAGASRVVGFDYDPDSVQTSRMVREQAGSPDNWEILQGSVLDRPFLDKLDRADIVYSWGVLHHTGSMWEAVANASSLMKPDSVFCIALYTTDIFIDPTPEFWLSLKQRYNRAGAFTRRCMEWRYALWATILPELRAGRNPFTHIREYGRSRGMSYWTDVKDWLGGWPMEFAGIAETKAFCADQLGLELLNITAGEANSEYLFRRKGAANYWDAVAGRRTEVALHAPFAHEAGHAWVAHLPQYQAEADRVEAPRRSRMMLCEDGLPLGFAHAPHAQIEAYGGSRYSHWGDRLVFSSTDHSNPNTNGRRYSIYLDVGSGSES from the coding sequence ATGCGTTACGAATTCGGAAAGAACTGGTCGGAGTTCGCGCGCCGGCATGTCACGGACGAGCGGATCGAGACGGCCCGCCGGTGCCTGCTCGACTTCCTGAAGCTGGACGATCTGCGAGGCAAGACCTTCCTGGATGTCGGCTGCGGAAGCGGAATCCATTCGCTCGCGGCCTACCGGGCCGGCGCGAGCCGGGTCGTCGGATTCGACTACGATCCCGATTCGGTGCAGACCAGTCGCATGGTCCGCGAGCAGGCCGGATCGCCGGACAACTGGGAAATTTTGCAGGGTTCGGTCCTCGACCGTCCCTTCTTGGACAAGCTGGATCGGGCGGACATCGTCTACAGCTGGGGTGTCCTGCACCATACGGGGAGCATGTGGGAAGCGGTCGCGAACGCCTCCTCGCTGATGAAGCCGGACTCCGTCTTCTGTATCGCCCTCTACACGACCGACATCTTCATCGATCCCACACCGGAGTTCTGGCTCTCCCTGAAACAACGCTACAACCGCGCCGGAGCGTTCACCCGTCGTTGCATGGAATGGCGCTATGCGTTGTGGGCGACCATTCTGCCCGAGTTGCGGGCGGGCCGGAACCCGTTCACGCACATCCGCGAATACGGGCGGTCGCGCGGCATGTCGTATTGGACGGACGTGAAGGATTGGCTGGGCGGCTGGCCGATGGAGTTTGCGGGCATCGCGGAGACGAAAGCCTTCTGCGCGGATCAACTCGGCCTGGAACTGCTGAATATCACGGCGGGCGAAGCGAACAGCGAATATTTGTTCCGGAGGAAGGGCGCCGCCAACTATTGGGACGCCGTCGCCGGGCGCCGTACGGAGGTCGCCCTCCACGCTCCGTTCGCTCATGAAGCGGGACACGCCTGGGTCGCTCATCTCCCGCAGTATCAGGCGGAAGCCGATCGAGTTGAGGCGCCTCGACGATCCCGAATGATGCTGTGTGAAGACGGATTGCCGCTGGGCTTTGCGCATGCGCCGCATGCCCAGATCGAGGCCTACGGCGGAAGCCGGTATTCCCATTGGGGCGACCGTCTGGTGTTTTCGTCGACCGACCACAGCAATCCCAACACGAACGGCCGACGATATTCGATCTATCTCGACGTGGGGAGCGGTTCCGAGTCATGA
- a CDS encoding radical SAM protein translates to MSLAKRVADSTEVLLNRFIAKGYSDKVAALLWRRHPASAYLLARGGADVPPPVFCNLALTNKCNLRCEICGSQKYLDETGVIRSHMQLDVFYAVAETLFPFMVEVELNSQGDPLLHPQIEAILGTIGVYGCDVKVQTNGTLFTDRVIDVLLRQRGKVMLSLDAVGPRFDEVRRGGEWAKAAPQLVKFLLRRDRGRLRVGVYPTLTRRTLADALRVVQWSLNHGIEEVAFHRYSPIQNSFEEAPSPDELAATAGRLRDWLARNGDFIRVSLDGDPLNAGGVWMDSARTRLHWNLKRLLAIGQHRMLFPRGPDDYRADPLRICAAPSYYVEIGLDGQMSACCRAQDVVLGYATSVTDFADAWFGRNYAGIRASLRRDASGLLPLPNCEDCIRFHVPGLYDGRRASHATDAGAESPETLVWPDHHAVKIEFIQQEAGHCHLAVLPPGVGAEHYELWENETLLGPRQVLHAEVREYGGGSYYIGDRKLYFSTSDNSDARRNGRVYRLKKRRQEPAPPDVVPPAEEEPRHEVPLKFIHREIGLCAIASLPPGIGDEQYELWEDDTRLGPKASLHDDIRKCGQGRYSIWGAQLYFSSSDDSDPKENGRTYRLKRSKQQDGDRLAYAAQVGSEPERR, encoded by the coding sequence ATGAGTCTCGCCAAGAGGGTGGCGGATTCGACCGAAGTCCTGCTGAACCGGTTCATCGCGAAGGGTTACAGCGACAAGGTCGCGGCGCTGCTCTGGCGACGCCATCCGGCGTCCGCCTACTTGCTGGCGCGCGGCGGGGCGGACGTCCCGCCCCCGGTCTTCTGCAATCTAGCCCTTACGAACAAGTGCAATCTCCGCTGTGAAATCTGCGGCAGTCAGAAGTATCTCGATGAGACCGGCGTGATTCGCAGCCACATGCAGTTGGACGTGTTCTACGCCGTCGCCGAAACGCTCTTCCCGTTCATGGTGGAGGTCGAATTAAACAGCCAAGGCGATCCTCTCCTGCATCCGCAGATCGAGGCGATATTGGGGACGATCGGCGTCTACGGCTGCGACGTGAAGGTACAGACCAATGGGACCCTGTTCACGGATCGGGTCATCGACGTACTGCTTCGCCAGCGGGGCAAGGTCATGTTGTCGTTGGATGCCGTCGGTCCCCGCTTCGATGAAGTGCGGCGGGGCGGCGAATGGGCCAAGGCCGCGCCGCAGTTGGTGAAGTTTCTGCTCCGGCGCGACCGGGGACGGCTTCGGGTCGGCGTCTACCCGACACTGACCCGGCGGACACTCGCCGATGCGTTGCGGGTCGTGCAGTGGTCGCTGAACCACGGCATCGAAGAGGTGGCATTTCACCGATACAGTCCCATTCAGAATTCGTTCGAGGAGGCGCCGAGTCCGGATGAACTGGCCGCGACGGCCGGTCGACTCCGGGACTGGTTGGCGCGCAACGGCGACTTTATCAGAGTGAGCCTCGACGGCGATCCTCTGAACGCGGGCGGCGTCTGGATGGATTCGGCGCGAACCCGCTTGCACTGGAATCTCAAGCGGCTGCTGGCGATCGGTCAACACCGGATGCTGTTTCCACGCGGTCCCGACGACTACCGAGCTGATCCGCTCCGCATTTGCGCGGCCCCCAGCTACTATGTCGAGATCGGGCTCGACGGCCAGATGAGCGCCTGCTGCCGCGCGCAGGATGTGGTATTGGGGTACGCGACGTCGGTGACAGACTTTGCCGACGCGTGGTTCGGCCGCAACTACGCCGGCATCCGGGCCTCGCTCCGCCGGGACGCCTCGGGATTGCTCCCGTTGCCCAATTGCGAAGACTGCATCCGCTTCCACGTGCCAGGTCTCTACGACGGCCGCCGGGCGTCTCATGCCACTGATGCGGGGGCGGAGTCGCCGGAGACGCTCGTCTGGCCGGATCATCACGCCGTCAAGATCGAATTCATCCAGCAGGAAGCAGGCCATTGCCATCTTGCCGTCCTGCCGCCCGGCGTCGGCGCCGAACACTATGAGTTATGGGAGAACGAGACGCTCCTCGGACCCCGACAGGTGTTGCATGCCGAGGTCAGAGAATACGGCGGGGGATCCTATTACATCGGAGACCGCAAGCTCTATTTCAGCACGTCGGACAACTCGGATGCCAGACGGAACGGGCGCGTCTATCGCTTGAAGAAGCGCCGGCAGGAGCCGGCGCCGCCGGATGTCGTTCCACCTGCCGAGGAGGAACCCCGTCACGAGGTGCCGTTGAAGTTCATTCACAGAGAAATCGGCCTCTGCGCCATCGCGAGCTTGCCGCCGGGCATCGGCGATGAGCAGTACGAACTTTGGGAGGACGACACCAGGCTCGGCCCCAAGGCTTCCCTTCATGACGACATTCGGAAATGCGGACAGGGGCGGTATTCGATCTGGGGCGCACAACTGTATTTCAGCTCCTCCGACGATTCCGATCCGAAGGAGAACGGACGGACCTATCGGTTGAAGCGGTCGAAACAACAAGATGGGGACCGGCTGGCCTATGCGGCTCAGGTCGGCTCGGAACCGGAGCGACGGTGA
- the asnB gene encoding asparagine synthase (glutamine-hydrolyzing), producing MCGIAGVIDHGAGFGPQRLREIVTAMRDTMVHRGPDDAGLWIEPDGSCALAHRRLSILDLTAEGRQPMADPDGSVVVTFNGEIYNFQSIRAVLERQGRRFHSRTDTEVLPHLFDGLDPRRLAELDGMFAFGCWHRAQRRLLLARDPFGKKPLYYAAGAGWFAFASELQALRCVPGFDDGIDEDALALYLLLQYIPAPWTIFRSARKLPPGSYLSADFSGRSVPEPLVRRYTTFDACEAPVSLPRSSEDREAALRRLVLEAVEKRLISDVPLGAFLSGGVDSSLVVAMITRELGRPIQTFSIGFEGTEDTEHVFARQVAAHLGTDHHEQLVTPDAVALVEDVAAMLDEPNGDTSCLPTYLLCRYTRQFVTAAVSGDGGDEMFGGYGRYRDTLLEAGDWLGRLRRSVRERRWSSSADAYLSPRWLMFQPEQVAELLGGLSPMLEQQIQEWRDQLNDPRRPLIHRMRNLDVATYLPGAVLGKVDRMSMQVSLEVRCPLLDRQVAQFAQSLSAADCWRAPQDTKRILKRLASRYLPEPWVKRKKMGFGLPASAWSRDEMLSLAGDLILAPSGQLAGLTDRAALRRLVERQRFPGCFSIYRVWPLLILELWLRKSRDRALSAV from the coding sequence ATGTGCGGCATAGCCGGCGTAATCGATCACGGAGCAGGATTCGGACCGCAGCGGCTGCGGGAGATCGTCACCGCGATGCGGGATACCATGGTACATCGGGGACCGGACGATGCCGGCCTTTGGATCGAGCCGGACGGCTCCTGCGCCCTGGCGCATCGGCGGCTCTCGATTCTGGACCTGACCGCGGAGGGGCGGCAGCCGATGGCCGACCCGGACGGTTCGGTGGTCGTCACGTTCAACGGCGAGATCTATAACTTCCAGTCGATCCGCGCGGTGCTCGAGCGGCAGGGCCGCCGGTTCCATTCCAGGACCGATACGGAGGTGCTGCCCCATCTGTTCGATGGGCTGGATCCGCGGCGGCTCGCCGAGCTGGACGGGATGTTCGCGTTCGGCTGCTGGCACCGCGCGCAGCGCCGGCTCTTGTTGGCACGGGATCCGTTCGGCAAGAAGCCGCTGTACTACGCGGCGGGAGCCGGCTGGTTTGCATTCGCGTCGGAACTGCAGGCGCTGCGCTGCGTGCCGGGATTCGACGACGGCATCGACGAGGATGCGCTGGCTCTGTATCTGCTTCTGCAATACATTCCCGCGCCCTGGACCATCTTCCGGAGCGCCAGAAAACTGCCGCCCGGCTCCTATCTGTCGGCGGATTTTTCAGGCCGCTCCGTCCCCGAGCCCCTCGTGCGGCGGTATACGACGTTCGACGCATGCGAGGCGCCGGTCTCGCTGCCGAGGTCGTCCGAGGACCGCGAGGCGGCATTGCGGCGTCTGGTGCTGGAGGCGGTGGAAAAACGGCTGATCAGCGATGTGCCCTTGGGGGCCTTTCTGTCGGGCGGCGTCGATTCCTCGCTGGTCGTCGCGATGATCACCCGAGAACTCGGACGCCCGATCCAGACCTTCTCCATCGGCTTCGAAGGCACCGAGGACACGGAACATGTCTTTGCCAGACAGGTTGCAGCCCATCTTGGGACCGATCATCACGAGCAGCTCGTGACTCCCGATGCGGTCGCGCTGGTGGAGGATGTCGCCGCCATGCTGGACGAGCCGAACGGCGATACGAGTTGCCTGCCGACATACCTCCTCTGCCGCTACACGAGGCAATTCGTGACGGCCGCCGTGTCCGGAGACGGAGGCGATGAAATGTTCGGCGGCTACGGACGGTATCGCGACACGTTGCTGGAAGCGGGAGACTGGCTCGGCCGGCTCCGCCGCAGCGTCCGCGAGCGACGCTGGAGCAGTTCGGCCGATGCCTATCTGTCGCCCCGATGGCTCATGTTCCAGCCGGAGCAGGTGGCGGAGCTGCTCGGCGGGCTCTCGCCGATGCTCGAGCAGCAGATCCAAGAGTGGCGGGATCAGCTGAACGATCCACGGCGGCCTCTGATTCATCGCATGCGGAATCTGGATGTGGCGACCTATCTGCCGGGCGCGGTCTTGGGAAAAGTCGACCGGATGAGTATGCAGGTGTCGCTGGAGGTCCGGTGCCCGTTGCTCGACCGCCAAGTGGCGCAGTTCGCCCAATCGCTGTCGGCCGCCGATTGCTGGCGCGCCCCGCAGGACACCAAGCGGATTCTGAAGCGGCTGGCCTCGCGCTATCTGCCCGAGCCCTGGGTGAAGAGAAAGAAGATGGGATTCGGCCTGCCCGCGAGCGCCTGGTCCCGGGACGAAATGTTGAGCCTGGCCGGCGACCTCATCCTTGCGCCGTCGGGTCAGCTCGCGGGACTCACGGATCGGGCAGCCTTGCGTCGATTGGTCGAACGGCAACGGTTCCCCGGTTGTTTTTCCATCTATCGGGTCTGGCCTCTGCTCATTCTGGAATTATGGCTTCGCAAGAGTCGAGATCGAGCCCTTTCGGCGGTCTAG
- a CDS encoding ABC transporter permease, giving the protein MAQTTVPWSITGSARAPRGTGGLIETLIGRRRLVWQMAKREVRDRYAGQALGTVWAVAHPILLMGLYLFLFTFVFPSRMPFGGGQGGAVTYILAGLIPWMTFADAMARGTGAIVNEAGLVKQVVFPVEILPVKSVLAAALPQGIATLVLLVYMAIVDRHVPVLAASLPVLFFLQLMVMTGVVYVLSSVGAYVRDLREVVQVFVSAGIFLAPILYSEGAVERIVPGFAMLLSLNPFSHLIWCYQDALYYGRPVHPVSWLLLLVVSPAALFLGHRIFRKLKLMFGEVL; this is encoded by the coding sequence ATGGCGCAAACGACTGTGCCGTGGTCGATCACCGGCTCGGCGCGCGCGCCGCGCGGGACCGGCGGCCTGATCGAGACGCTCATCGGCCGCCGCCGTCTGGTTTGGCAGATGGCGAAGCGGGAGGTGCGCGACCGCTATGCGGGGCAAGCGCTGGGCACCGTGTGGGCCGTGGCCCATCCCATCCTCCTGATGGGACTGTACCTGTTCCTGTTCACCTTTGTGTTTCCGTCCCGCATGCCCTTCGGCGGCGGTCAGGGCGGCGCGGTCACGTACATTCTGGCCGGCTTGATTCCCTGGATGACGTTCGCGGATGCCATGGCGCGCGGCACCGGGGCGATCGTGAACGAAGCCGGTCTGGTCAAGCAGGTGGTCTTTCCGGTCGAGATCCTCCCGGTCAAGTCGGTGCTGGCCGCCGCGCTTCCGCAAGGCATCGCGACGTTGGTTCTTCTCGTCTATATGGCGATCGTCGATCGGCATGTGCCGGTTCTCGCCGCGTCGCTGCCGGTTCTCTTTTTTCTGCAGCTGATGGTGATGACCGGCGTGGTCTACGTACTGTCGTCCGTCGGGGCCTATGTCCGGGACTTGCGTGAGGTGGTCCAGGTCTTTGTGAGCGCCGGCATCTTTCTCGCGCCCATTCTGTACTCGGAAGGCGCGGTCGAGCGGATAGTGCCGGGGTTCGCCATGCTGCTGTCGTTGAATCCGTTCAGCCATCTGATCTGGTGTTACCAGGACGCGCTGTACTACGGCCGGCCGGTTCATCCCGTCTCCTGGCTGCTGCTGCTCGTCGTGAGCCCGGCCGCGCTGTTCCTGGGTCATCGGATCTTTCGGAAGCTCAAACTCATGTTCGGCGAGGTGCTATGA
- a CDS encoding methyltransferase domain-containing protein, translating into MLSSWLSIPSRVYRRFRGGAAARECIHEYYARRPDSEAQLRQEVRFAAACGGEYAENIVRELGRRIGPAPDLSSLSVLELGPGINFGASLVCAMLGARVTVFDKYLVEWHEAYHPRFYRLLRAELEAAERPFDLRLLDRVITECRHPAGVIEAGRGDLGSGRLDLATGSFDAIVSNAALEHVADVPKLCAELWRVTRPGGVGIHQIDFRDHSNDRRPLDFLAVSDDRYARTFVGGQGGGGNRVRPSEFRAAFREAGFDVIRFEPNCFADGAYVEAVRPGLLPRYASLSVEELRVVGGRIFLKRPNEEQGLVGPHGAASVPGGVGSALSQWT; encoded by the coding sequence ATGTTGTCGTCCTGGTTGTCCATTCCCTCACGAGTGTACCGGCGTTTCCGCGGCGGTGCGGCGGCGCGGGAGTGTATCCACGAATACTACGCGAGGCGACCGGACAGTGAGGCCCAATTGCGGCAAGAGGTGCGGTTCGCCGCGGCCTGCGGTGGAGAATATGCGGAGAACATCGTCCGTGAGTTGGGGCGCCGAATCGGGCCGGCGCCGGATCTTTCGTCGCTGTCGGTGCTCGAATTGGGCCCCGGAATCAACTTCGGCGCCTCGCTGGTTTGCGCCATGTTGGGCGCGCGGGTGACCGTCTTCGACAAATATCTCGTGGAATGGCACGAGGCCTACCACCCGCGGTTCTACCGGCTGCTGCGGGCGGAGTTGGAGGCAGCCGAGCGGCCGTTCGACCTGCGCCTTCTCGACCGGGTCATCACGGAATGCCGCCATCCGGCCGGGGTGATCGAGGCCGGACGCGGGGATCTCGGCTCCGGCCGGCTCGACCTCGCGACCGGCTCCTTCGACGCGATCGTCTCAAACGCCGCGCTGGAACACGTCGCGGACGTGCCGAAGCTTTGCGCCGAGTTGTGGCGCGTCACCCGCCCGGGCGGGGTGGGCATTCACCAGATCGATTTTCGCGACCATTCGAATGACCGGCGTCCATTGGATTTCCTCGCCGTGTCGGACGACCGGTATGCGCGCACGTTCGTCGGCGGGCAGGGCGGCGGCGGCAACCGCGTCCGGCCCTCGGAATTCCGTGCCGCATTCAGGGAAGCGGGATTCGACGTGATCCGCTTCGAGCCCAACTGTTTCGCCGACGGCGCCTACGTCGAGGCCGTTCGTCCGGGCCTGCTGCCTCGGTACGCGTCTCTCTCCGTCGAGGAGTTGCGGGTCGTGGGGGGGCGGATTTTTCTCAAACGACCAAACGAGGAACAGGGCCTGGTTGGTCCTCACGGCGCGGCCTCCGTGCCGGGCGGAGTGGGGAGCGCTCTCTCACAATGGACCTGA
- a CDS encoding class I SAM-dependent methyltransferase produces MEYISCNLCGSDRTALMFRRSDTRFLVSDEAFAVVKCLACSLVYVNPRPEEKEIRKYYTDEFYQAELSPEQALEGNRGRIEAMYRHVQHLPAGRLLDIGCYKGEFLYFMKNKGWTVSGLEFYSRPPNLFGLNIHYGEIDSASFEPSSLDLVTMWAVLEHVYDPKRLLAQVRQLLKPTGELIILVPNFNSIPARFMRHDDVPRHTTMFTRETLYSMLRVSGYKALSCMCDQGVYSGSVRGVLNYMVKCCGGESVEEIVAQNRRPERWHEFSRQLRGKESPFIGRIDLWDQFLTPYLDAVLDRLGLGFIMTVRAIPV; encoded by the coding sequence ATGGAATACATATCGTGCAATTTGTGCGGAAGCGATCGCACCGCACTGATGTTTCGTCGCAGTGACACGAGGTTTCTCGTCTCCGATGAGGCCTTCGCAGTCGTCAAGTGCCTCGCGTGCTCACTGGTGTATGTGAACCCACGGCCCGAAGAAAAAGAAATTCGAAAGTACTACACCGATGAATTTTATCAAGCAGAGTTGTCACCAGAACAGGCCTTGGAAGGCAATCGTGGACGAATCGAGGCCATGTACCGCCATGTTCAACATCTCCCGGCGGGCCGCCTTCTCGATATCGGCTGCTACAAGGGCGAGTTTCTCTATTTCATGAAGAACAAGGGCTGGACGGTGAGCGGCCTGGAGTTCTACTCGAGGCCTCCGAATCTGTTCGGTCTGAATATTCATTATGGAGAAATCGACAGTGCCTCGTTTGAGCCGAGTTCACTCGATCTCGTTACGATGTGGGCCGTCTTAGAGCATGTCTACGATCCCAAGCGCCTCCTGGCTCAAGTCCGACAATTGTTGAAGCCGACTGGTGAGTTGATCATTCTCGTGCCGAACTTCAACAGCATCCCGGCGCGCTTCATGCGGCATGACGATGTGCCGCGTCATACGACCATGTTCACAAGAGAAACGCTCTATTCGATGTTGAGAGTATCGGGTTATAAGGCGCTCAGTTGTATGTGCGACCAAGGTGTCTACAGCGGATCAGTGCGTGGCGTTCTCAACTATATGGTCAAATGTTGTGGAGGCGAAAGCGTAGAGGAGATTGTGGCTCAAAATCGGCGTCCCGAGCGTTGGCATGAGTTCTCAAGACAATTGAGAGGGAAAGAAAGCCCGTTTATCGGAAGAATTGACTTGTGGGATCAGTTTCTTACTCCATACCTCGATGCTGTACTGGACCGACTGGGACTCGGGTTTATCATGACTGTCAGGGCAATACCTGTATGA